A portion of the Stigmatella aurantiaca DW4/3-1 genome contains these proteins:
- a CDS encoding GNAT family N-acetyltransferase: MSTEWILRPIARQDDAAVAHIIRTVMPEFGADGPGFALHDPEVDRMSAAYSRPGHAYFVLEQGGRVAGGGGIAPLAGNTDGVCELQKMYFLPEARGQGQGERMLRQCLAFAREAGYRLCYLETLTGMDGAQKLYQRLGFERIPKSMGSTGHFGCDRFYTLRLQPLSGEG; the protein is encoded by the coding sequence ATGAGCACGGAATGGATTCTGCGCCCCATCGCGCGCCAGGACGATGCCGCCGTGGCCCACATCATCCGCACCGTGATGCCCGAGTTCGGGGCGGATGGTCCGGGCTTCGCCCTGCATGATCCCGAAGTGGACCGGATGAGCGCCGCCTACTCCCGTCCAGGCCACGCCTACTTCGTCCTGGAGCAGGGAGGCCGCGTCGCCGGAGGGGGCGGCATCGCCCCCCTGGCGGGGAACACCGATGGGGTCTGCGAACTCCAGAAGATGTACTTCCTGCCCGAAGCGCGGGGCCAGGGCCAGGGCGAGCGGATGCTGCGCCAGTGCCTGGCCTTCGCCCGGGAGGCGGGGTACCGGCTCTGCTACCTGGAAACGCTGACGGGCATGGACGGGGCGCAGAAGCTGTACCAACGCCTGGGTTTCGAGCGCATCCCGAAATCCATGGGCAGCACGGGGCACTTCGGCTGCGACCGCTTCTACACGCTGCGGCTCCAGCCCCTTTCCGGGGAGGGCTGA
- a CDS encoding endonuclease III domain-containing protein: protein MESGQRDKVPFEIEAVLGRIRQEVRGFADAAMFALAAQGHTTLFEQLVACILSIRTRDEVSLPTSLALLRRAHTPEAMSQLTPEEIEALIAQVTFPEPKARQIHALAKRTVEEFGGQLPADAEVLQSFRGVGPKCAHLALGVACGHEAISVDIHVHRVTNRWGYVRTRSPEQTLKALEARLPRAYWIEINRLLVPFGKHVCTGSRPQCSRCPVLAMCQQVGVLHPR from the coding sequence ATGGAATCCGGACAGCGGGACAAGGTCCCCTTCGAGATCGAAGCCGTCCTGGGGCGCATCCGGCAGGAGGTGCGAGGCTTCGCGGACGCGGCGATGTTCGCGCTGGCCGCCCAGGGGCACACCACCCTGTTCGAGCAGCTCGTGGCCTGCATCCTGTCCATCCGGACCCGGGATGAGGTGAGCCTGCCCACCTCCTTGGCGCTGCTCCGGCGGGCCCACACCCCCGAAGCCATGAGCCAGCTCACCCCTGAAGAGATCGAAGCCCTCATCGCCCAGGTGACCTTCCCCGAGCCCAAGGCCAGGCAGATCCACGCCCTCGCGAAGCGCACGGTGGAGGAATTCGGAGGCCAGTTACCGGCAGACGCCGAGGTCCTCCAATCGTTCAGGGGGGTCGGCCCCAAGTGCGCCCACCTGGCGTTGGGTGTCGCCTGCGGGCACGAGGCCATCAGCGTGGACATCCACGTCCACCGGGTGACGAACCGCTGGGGCTACGTGCGGACCCGCTCCCCCGAGCAGACATTGAAAGCCCTGGAGGCACGCCTCCCCAGGGCTTACTGGATCGAGATCAACCGGCTGCTCGTGCCCTTTGGCAAACACGTCTGCACGGGCAGCCGTCCCCAGTGCTCTCGCTGCCCAGTGCTCGCCATGTGTCAGCAGGTGGGGGTCCTTCACCCCCGCTGA
- a CDS encoding phospholipase D-like domain-containing protein, with protein sequence MVDPLDEVVPQPGAHGWSPEEGRRHEMKGPFHLPKGPDGFSFVLFQSTGVSLQPGHQVELIENGAVFERMLEDIRQAQQSIHILVYIWRPCDVSDRFVEALRERVSAGVKCRVVVDPVGSEEVRGDKDFDQKIEQKLVECGVEVHYYRPLAGKVLGRLLGRTHQKLVIVDGHKGYTGGFGIWKVWEGDGLAPEEWRDTHIRVEGPSVCQMQLAFSRAWQESGGSLLHPEDLPAARDTGPVRAGFVASAGKLGMTDAERMVRVVIGSARKRLWIANAYFTPPNAIMEQLIHKAHEGVDVRILGPGPVHDVPIIRASQRATYAELLRAGARIWEYQPSMMHAKTILVDDWLSVVGSTNFDALSLNKLGEGSMVVADQALAQKLEQGWMRDLEHSREITLATGGTTNPWRRLARRMTQLVGQDR encoded by the coding sequence ATGGTGGATCCATTGGATGAGGTGGTGCCACAGCCGGGCGCGCACGGGTGGAGCCCGGAGGAAGGGCGCCGCCACGAGATGAAGGGACCCTTTCACCTTCCGAAGGGCCCGGACGGGTTTTCCTTCGTGCTGTTCCAGTCCACGGGGGTGTCCTTGCAGCCAGGACACCAAGTGGAATTGATCGAGAACGGCGCGGTCTTCGAGCGGATGCTGGAAGACATCCGCCAGGCCCAGCAGAGCATTCACATCCTCGTCTACATCTGGCGTCCCTGCGACGTGTCGGACCGCTTCGTGGAGGCGCTCCGGGAGCGGGTGAGCGCGGGGGTGAAGTGCCGTGTGGTGGTGGACCCCGTGGGCAGCGAGGAGGTTCGCGGGGACAAGGACTTCGATCAGAAGATCGAACAGAAGCTCGTCGAGTGCGGCGTGGAGGTGCACTACTACCGGCCGCTGGCGGGCAAGGTGCTGGGCCGGCTGCTGGGGCGCACGCACCAGAAGCTCGTCATCGTCGATGGGCACAAGGGCTACACCGGAGGCTTCGGCATCTGGAAGGTCTGGGAGGGCGATGGGCTGGCGCCCGAGGAGTGGCGCGACACGCACATCCGCGTGGAAGGGCCATCCGTGTGCCAGATGCAGCTGGCGTTCTCGCGCGCGTGGCAAGAGTCCGGGGGCAGTCTGCTGCACCCCGAGGACTTGCCGGCAGCCCGCGACACAGGGCCCGTGCGCGCCGGCTTCGTGGCGAGCGCCGGCAAGCTGGGGATGACGGACGCCGAGCGGATGGTGCGCGTCGTCATCGGCTCGGCGCGCAAGCGCCTGTGGATTGCCAACGCGTACTTCACGCCGCCCAATGCCATCATGGAGCAGCTCATTCACAAGGCCCACGAGGGGGTGGACGTGCGCATCCTCGGGCCCGGCCCGGTGCACGATGTGCCCATCATCCGGGCCTCCCAGCGCGCCACCTACGCGGAGCTGCTGCGGGCCGGGGCGCGCATCTGGGAGTACCAGCCGTCCATGATGCACGCCAAGACGATCCTCGTGGATGACTGGCTCTCCGTGGTGGGTTCCACCAACTTCGACGCGCTGTCGCTCAACAAGCTGGGCGAGGGCTCGATGGTGGTGGCGGACCAGGCGCTTGCCCAGAAGCTGGAACAGGGGTGGATGCGGGACCTGGAGCACTCGCGGGAGATCACCCTGGCCACGGGCGGGACGACCAATCCCTGGCGCCGGTTGGCCCGCCGGATGACCCAGCTCGTGGGCCAGGACCGGTAG
- a CDS encoding acyl-CoA dehydrogenase, protein MAIDDVKGPSVQELLSLPRLAPLVPMLYVAWTDGELTHEEIRALGAAARVQPWLDLRASVVLAQWLDPLHPPSPLALAHLREHIRRTAERLESSDQQSLAELGSQLAQLLGGQDALPAPMPELARTLAPLETSLGLSGAEAVRTLVAPVHRDDTSPEPSFPVEALRAVLDRTYSAERAQVRAWLAEPAFRHADERDTSAYRAQVFTWLKALADRGLGKLAYPEDLTKVDLGAFIAAFETLAFFDLSLVIKAGVQFGLFGGSVFFLGTERHHRELLPKIASLELPGCFAMSELGHGSNVRDVGTVARYDEQRGDFVVETPSEGARKEWIGNAALHGRMATVFAQLEVKGERHGVHALLVPLRDENGQLLPGVRAEDCGLKMGLNGVDNGRLWFDSVRVPRENLLNRFSQVSPEGEYTSSIPSASKRFFTMLGTLVAGRVSVATAGLSAAKSGLAIAIGYAEQRRQFGPAGASEVRLLDYPTHQLRLLRPLATTYALDFALKHLVKRYTERTEEDAREVEALAAGLKAYTTWHTTRTLQEAREACGGQGYLAANRLPSLKADTDVFTTFEGDNTVLMQLVAKSVLTGYRQQFEDERVFTVMKLIVERASAALTDRNPFQARRTGSEHLRDGDFQLGALRFREADLVASAARRLRKRLGSGMDSFQAFNECQDHLLALAHAHVERVVLEQFIAGIAWVEDLPTRTVLSKLCDLYGLGCLMDAGGWFVENDLLEGAKAKAIRKEVARLCAELRPDAVALTHAFGIPDTCLAAPIGLGHLSP, encoded by the coding sequence ATGGCCATTGACGATGTGAAGGGCCCTTCCGTCCAGGAACTCCTGTCCCTCCCCCGCCTGGCCCCCCTCGTGCCCATGCTCTATGTGGCCTGGACCGATGGCGAGCTGACACACGAGGAGATCCGGGCCCTGGGGGCCGCGGCCCGCGTGCAGCCCTGGCTGGACTTGCGCGCCAGCGTGGTGCTGGCCCAATGGCTGGATCCGCTGCACCCGCCCTCCCCTCTGGCCCTGGCGCACCTGCGCGAGCACATCCGCCGCACCGCCGAGCGCCTGGAGAGCAGCGATCAGCAGAGTCTGGCGGAGCTGGGCTCCCAGCTCGCCCAGCTCCTGGGAGGCCAGGACGCCCTGCCCGCCCCCATGCCGGAGCTGGCCCGCACCTTGGCCCCGCTGGAGACCTCGCTGGGCCTCTCTGGCGCCGAGGCCGTGCGCACGCTCGTGGCCCCGGTGCACCGCGATGACACCTCGCCCGAGCCCTCCTTTCCGGTGGAGGCGCTGCGCGCCGTGCTGGACCGCACCTACTCCGCCGAGCGCGCGCAGGTCCGCGCCTGGCTTGCCGAGCCCGCATTCCGTCACGCGGATGAGCGGGACACGTCCGCCTACCGGGCCCAGGTCTTCACCTGGCTGAAGGCCTTGGCCGATCGGGGCCTGGGGAAGCTGGCGTACCCGGAGGACCTGACGAAGGTGGACCTGGGCGCGTTCATCGCCGCGTTCGAGACGCTGGCCTTCTTCGACTTGAGCCTCGTCATCAAGGCGGGGGTGCAGTTCGGGCTTTTCGGCGGCAGCGTCTTCTTCCTGGGCACGGAGCGGCACCACCGCGAGCTCCTGCCGAAGATCGCCTCCCTGGAGCTGCCGGGCTGCTTCGCCATGAGCGAGCTGGGCCACGGCTCCAACGTCCGGGACGTGGGGACGGTGGCCCGCTACGACGAGCAGCGGGGCGACTTCGTGGTGGAGACCCCCTCGGAGGGGGCGCGCAAGGAGTGGATTGGCAACGCGGCGCTGCACGGGCGGATGGCCACGGTGTTCGCCCAGCTCGAGGTGAAGGGAGAGCGCCACGGCGTCCACGCCCTGCTGGTGCCCCTGCGGGACGAGAACGGCCAGTTGCTGCCGGGCGTCCGGGCGGAGGACTGCGGCCTGAAGATGGGCCTCAACGGGGTGGACAACGGCCGGTTGTGGTTCGACTCGGTCCGGGTGCCGCGCGAGAACCTGCTGAACCGCTTCTCGCAGGTGAGCCCCGAGGGCGAGTACACCAGCAGCATCCCCAGCGCCTCCAAGCGCTTCTTCACCATGCTGGGGACGCTGGTGGCGGGCCGGGTGAGCGTGGCCACCGCGGGGCTGAGCGCGGCCAAGAGCGGGCTGGCCATCGCCATCGGCTACGCGGAACAGCGGCGGCAGTTCGGCCCTGCGGGGGCCTCCGAGGTGCGGCTGCTGGACTACCCCACCCACCAGCTCCGGCTGCTGCGCCCGCTGGCCACCACGTACGCGCTGGACTTCGCCCTGAAGCACCTGGTGAAGCGGTACACCGAGCGGACGGAAGAGGATGCCCGGGAGGTGGAGGCCCTGGCCGCGGGCCTCAAGGCCTACACCACGTGGCACACCACGCGGACGCTCCAGGAGGCGCGCGAGGCATGCGGCGGACAGGGCTATCTGGCCGCCAACCGGCTGCCCTCGCTCAAGGCGGACACGGATGTGTTCACCACCTTCGAGGGCGACAACACGGTGCTGATGCAGCTCGTCGCCAAGAGCGTGCTGACGGGGTACCGGCAGCAGTTCGAGGACGAGCGCGTCTTCACGGTGATGAAGCTCATCGTGGAGCGGGCCTCGGCGGCCCTGACGGACCGCAACCCCTTCCAGGCGCGGCGCACGGGCAGCGAGCACCTGAGGGATGGGGACTTCCAGCTCGGGGCGCTGCGCTTCCGGGAAGCGGACCTGGTGGCCTCGGCGGCGCGGCGGCTGCGCAAGCGGCTGGGCTCGGGCATGGACTCCTTCCAGGCCTTCAACGAATGCCAGGATCACCTGCTGGCGCTGGCCCACGCGCACGTGGAGCGGGTGGTGCTGGAGCAATTCATCGCGGGGATCGCCTGGGTGGAAGACCTGCCCACGCGCACGGTGCTCAGCAAGCTGTGTGACTTGTACGGACTGGGCTGCCTGATGGACGCGGGCGGCTGGTTCGTGGAGAACGACCTGCTCGAAGGGGCCAAGGCCAAGGCCATCCGGAAGGAAGTGGCGCGGCTGTGCGCGGAGCTGCGGCCGGACGCGGTGGCCCTGACCCACGCCTTCGGCATTCCGGACACGTGCCTGGCGGCCCCCATTGGCCTGGGCCACCTCTCGCCCTGA